TCGCCGCCAAGGCCGGCAGCGAGCTCGAGCTCTACCTGTTCCGCGACGGCTACGACGAGGCACGCGCCCGCCGCTACCACGGCCTGCGCCCCTACGGCGGCTACGTCGAGGACTACCACCTGCTCTCGGGCACCTTCGCCGAGCCGGTGCTGGGCGCGATCCGGCGCGGGGTCGACGCCTCGGC
This genomic interval from Candidatus Binatia bacterium contains the following:
- a CDS encoding glutamine synthetase; the encoded protein is MRTKLAVRFLLEQIDEWGDVVADETSGELVGVAPRSILKRQLARAAALGFAAKAGSELELYLFRDGYDEARARRYHGLRPYGGYVEDYHLLSGTFAEPVLGAIRRGVDASA